One genomic window of Clostridioides sp. ES-S-0054-01 includes the following:
- a CDS encoding patatin-like phospholipase family protein, with amino-acid sequence MKNSNFNILAFDGGGLKGALSISILERIVKEYPNLLNNINMFGGTSTGSLIALGLAYGVSPKEIKEFYSIENSKHIFNKSYTEILRPKYENKNLKEILLSIFPEELELKDLNKLVMIPSFYIGNEESSWKPVFYNNMPNSLTKTSKVVDVAMASSAAPVFFPTYNCHVDGGIIATDPSLACIIHAIDSGLKLKNTRLFSIGTGYVYNSIKADTTEWGAIDWIINKEPELPIISITLEGNSQMSQLFSQKLLGDNYYRLNPKMEKDVAMDDCDALEYLTSLGEHCDIKDAFGWINKKSFYRN; translated from the coding sequence ATGAAAAATTCTAATTTTAATATATTGGCATTTGATGGTGGTGGATTAAAAGGAGCATTGAGTATATCCATACTTGAGAGGATAGTAAAAGAGTATCCAAACCTATTAAATAATATAAATATGTTTGGAGGTACATCTACAGGAAGTCTAATTGCATTAGGGCTTGCATATGGTGTAAGCCCTAAAGAGATAAAAGAATTTTATTCAATCGAAAATTCAAAGCATATTTTTAATAAAAGTTATACAGAAATACTTAGACCAAAGTATGAAAACAAAAACTTAAAAGAAATTTTACTGAGTATATTTCCAGAAGAACTAGAATTAAAAGATTTAAATAAATTAGTAATGATACCAAGTTTTTATATAGGAAATGAAGAAAGTTCATGGAAACCAGTATTTTATAACAATATGCCAAATTCTCTTACAAAGACTAGTAAAGTTGTAGATGTAGCGATGGCAAGTAGTGCTGCTCCAGTGTTTTTTCCAACATATAATTGCCATGTTGATGGAGGAATAATAGCAACTGACCCAAGTTTAGCGTGTATAATTCATGCCATTGACAGTGGACTTAAGCTTAAAAATACAAGACTTTTTTCGATAGGAACTGGATATGTATATAATAGTATAAAGGCAGATACTACTGAATGGGGAGCTATTGACTGGATAATTAATAAAGAACCCGAGTTACCCATTATATCTATTACATTAGAAGGGAATTCTCAAATGAGTCAGTTGTTTTCTCAAAAACTTCTTGGAGATAATTACTATAGACTAAATCCTAAGATGGAAAAAGATGTAGCTATGGATGATTGTGACGCGTTAGAATATTTGACATCTTTAGGAGAACATTGTGATATAAAAGATGCTTTTGGATGGATAAATAAAAAGAGTTTTTATAGAAATTAG
- the msrA gene encoding peptide-methionine (S)-S-oxide reductase MsrA, with protein sequence MIKLATFAGGCFWCMVKPFDKYDGVIKVISGYTGGHIENPTYQDVCSGTTGHVEAIQITYDDDIISYDELLNIFWKQINPTDDGGQFGDRGTQYKTAIFYHDEEQKNIALKSKEHLENSKIFDSKIVTDIIPATKFYEAEENHQDYYKKRPLNYNMYYKGSGRYNFVKSHWDGNNINREELKKILTPIQFEVTQNDMTEVPFENEYYDNDKEGIYVDIVSGEVLFSSKDKFDAGCGWPSFSKPVIDKSIIERSDFSQGMYRIEVRSAKGNSHLGHVFDDGPKELGGLRYCINSASLRFIPKEDMESLGYGEYLKLFK encoded by the coding sequence ATGATAAAACTTGCTACTTTTGCAGGTGGATGTTTTTGGTGTATGGTAAAACCTTTTGATAAGTATGATGGAGTTATTAAGGTAATTTCTGGATATACAGGCGGTCATATTGAAAATCCTACATATCAAGATGTATGTTCGGGAACAACTGGTCATGTTGAAGCTATTCAAATAACTTATGATGATGATATAATAAGTTATGATGAGCTCCTGAATATATTTTGGAAACAGATTAATCCTACAGATGATGGTGGACAATTTGGTGACAGGGGAACTCAATATAAGACTGCCATATTCTATCATGATGAAGAACAAAAGAATATAGCTTTAAAGTCAAAAGAACATTTGGAAAATAGTAAAATATTTGATAGTAAAATAGTCACTGATATAATTCCAGCAACTAAATTCTATGAAGCAGAAGAAAATCATCAGGATTATTATAAAAAAAGACCATTAAACTATAATATGTATTATAAAGGGTCAGGTAGATATAATTTTGTAAAAAGTCACTGGGATGGAAACAATATAAACAGGGAAGAATTAAAAAAGATTTTAACTCCTATACAATTTGAAGTCACTCAAAATGATATGACAGAGGTACCTTTTGAAAATGAATACTATGATAATGACAAAGAAGGAATTTATGTTGATATTGTAAGTGGAGAAGTTTTATTTTCTTCAAAAGATAAATTTGATGCTGGATGTGGGTGGCCAAGTTTTTCAAAGCCCGTTATAGATAAATCTATCATTGAGAGAAGTGATTTCTCACAAGGTATGTATAGAATTGAGGTAAGAAGTGCTAAAGGAAATTCTCATTTAGGTCATGTATTTGATGATGGACCAAAAGAACTTGGAGGATTAAGATATTGTATAAATTCTGCTTCTCTTAGATTTATACCTAAAGAAGATATGGAATCGTTAGGATATGGAGAATATCTAAAACTTTTTAAGTAA
- a CDS encoding alpha/beta hydrolase codes for MSYFTYNDKKCYYNEIGDGTPLLFLHGNTASSKMFNEVVDFYKDEYKVILIDFVGHGQSQIVDKFSADLWFDEAMQVICFLEKMNYKKVNIIGSSGGALVALNVALERPDLVNKVIADSFEGEVPLEPFVKNVKTEREESKQDANAKAFYIYNHGENWEKVVDNDTEAIFEHYKTIGKFFHKPLETMQPDVLLTGSREDEFVSLVSPDFFENTFSSLLKKIKNGKMHLFDKGGHPAILSNGLDFSDVAKKFLKE; via the coding sequence ATGTCATATTTTACCTATAATGACAAAAAATGCTACTATAATGAAATAGGAGATGGTACACCATTACTTTTTTTACATGGTAATACTGCTTCTTCTAAGATGTTTAATGAAGTAGTTGATTTTTATAAAGACGAATATAAAGTAATATTAATAGATTTTGTAGGTCATGGTCAATCTCAAATAGTGGATAAATTCTCTGCAGATTTATGGTTTGATGAGGCTATGCAAGTTATATGCTTTTTAGAAAAAATGAATTATAAAAAAGTAAATATAATTGGAAGTAGTGGAGGAGCTCTTGTAGCATTAAATGTTGCCCTTGAAAGACCTGACTTAGTTAATAAAGTAATAGCAGATAGCTTTGAAGGGGAAGTTCCTCTAGAACCATTTGTAAAAAATGTGAAGACAGAGCGTGAAGAATCAAAACAAGATGCTAATGCAAAAGCTTTTTATATTTATAATCACGGAGAAAACTGGGAGAAAGTTGTGGATAATGATACAGAAGCTATTTTTGAACACTATAAAACTATAGGTAAATTCTTTCATAAACCTCTAGAAACTATGCAACCAGATGTACTTTTAACAGGAAGTAGAGAAGATGAGTTTGTATCTTTAGTATCTCCTGATTTTTTTGAAAATACTTTTTCATCACTTCTTAAAAAAATTAAAAATGGTAAAATGCACTTGTTTGATAAAGGTGGTCATCCAGCTATTTTATCAAATGGATTAGATTTTTCAGATGTAGCAAAGAAATTTTTAAAAGAATAA
- a CDS encoding Crp/Fnr family transcriptional regulator, translated as MQQGSDYLKKILEKHIDLLKKIPLFEGIKSDELEAMLECLGVVDKIYPKDGIIFSVGSEVTSIGIMLKGSAHIIKEDIEGNRNIVAELLPGDLFGEVFACTRLHKSNVTVTTTSSCEVLFIKFKNVTSICSSTCIFHNRLVENMLQLIAEKNILLHNKIELLSRKTTREKLLMYFSKQIEQTDSHKFTIPFSRNEMADFLCVDRSSMSRELGKMRDEGLLSFNKNKFEIFCFQNKLDI; from the coding sequence ATGCAACAGGGAAGTGATTATTTGAAAAAAATTTTAGAAAAACATATAGACCTACTAAAAAAAATTCCTCTATTTGAAGGAATTAAAAGTGATGAACTTGAAGCAATGTTAGAATGTTTAGGTGTTGTAGATAAGATTTACCCAAAAGATGGTATAATATTCTCTGTTGGAAGCGAAGTTACTTCAATAGGAATTATGCTTAAAGGAAGTGCACATATAATAAAAGAAGATATCGAAGGTAATAGGAATATTGTAGCTGAACTCTTGCCTGGAGATTTATTTGGAGAGGTATTTGCATGTACTAGACTACATAAAAGCAATGTTACAGTGACCACAACATCTTCTTGTGAAGTTTTATTTATAAAGTTTAAAAATGTAACTAGTATTTGTTCATCTACATGTATATTTCACAATAGACTTGTTGAAAACATGCTACAATTAATAGCTGAAAAAAATATTTTGCTTCACAATAAAATAGAATTACTTTCTCGTAAAACAACTCGTGAGAAATTACTTATGTATTTTTCAAAACAGATAGAACAAACAGATAGCCACAAATTTACAATTCCTTTTTCAAGAAATGAAATGGCTGATTTTTTGTGTGTTGACAGAAGTTCTATGTCAAGAGAACTTGGAAAGATGAGGGATGAAGGTCTGTTATCTTTTAATAAAAATAAGTTTGAAATCTTTTGTTTTCAAAACAAGTTAGATATTTAG
- a CDS encoding 4Fe-4S binding protein, translating to MMRKIIKIDEKKCNGCGLCVEACHEEAIGMVNGKAKLLRDDYCDGLGDCLPTCPTNAISFEYREAAEYDEAAVKANMEAKKAQKKNLACGCPGSQSKSINRDVSNSTAVNNDVVEIKGSQLNQWPVQIKLVPANASYLKNASLLIAADCTAYAYGNFHNKFMKNKVTLIGCPKLDEVDYAEKLTEILKENDIKNIVVTRMEVPCCGGIVNAVKTALQNSGKMIPWQIVTISVDGKIVDGEI from the coding sequence ATGATGAGAAAAATAATTAAAATTGATGAGAAAAAATGTAATGGTTGTGGACTATGTGTTGAAGCTTGTCATGAAGAAGCTATAGGAATGGTAAATGGAAAAGCAAAACTTTTAAGAGATGATTATTGTGATGGTTTAGGTGATTGTCTACCAACTTGTCCAACAAATGCAATTTCATTTGAGTATAGAGAAGCAGCAGAATATGACGAAGCTGCAGTAAAAGCAAATATGGAAGCAAAGAAAGCACAAAAGAAAAATTTAGCATGTGGATGTCCAGGCTCTCAATCTAAGTCAATAAATAGAGACGTTTCAAATAGTACAGCTGTAAACAATGATGTAGTAGAGATAAAAGGTTCTCAACTTAATCAATGGCCAGTACAAATAAAATTAGTACCGGCTAATGCGTCATATTTAAAGAATGCAAGTCTTTTAATAGCAGCAGACTGTACAGCATATGCATATGGAAACTTTCATAATAAATTTATGAAAAATAAGGTAACATTAATTGGATGCCCTAAACTTGATGAAGTTGACTATGCTGAAAAACTTACAGAGATTTTAAAAGAAAATGATATTAAAAATATAGTAGTAACACGTATGGAAGTTCCTTGCTGTGGTGGTATAGTAAATGCTGTTAAGACAGCTCTACAAAATAGTGGAAAAATGATACCATGGCAAATAGTTACTATATCTGTAGATGGAAAAATTGTGGATGGAGAAATTTAG
- the hcp gene encoding hydroxylamine reductase: protein MEKMFCFQCEQTAGGKGCTINGVCGKKGGTANLQDELTGVLIGLSRATIGNKNRPTSETDKVMIEGLFTTITNVSFDDEAIKRQIEKTEIEKNKLVPRCSDCSTTCNRNDNYDMKNLWNDNEDIRSLKSLILFGLRGMAAYAYHAMVLGYTDKYVNEFFYEGLIAVGGDLSIDELLGLVMKTGEINLKCMELLDRANTETYGTPEPTQVPMKIEKGPFIVVTGHDLYDLHKLLEQTKDKGINIYTHGELLPAHAYPKLKEYKHLKGNFGTAWQNQQKEFDNIPAPILFTTNCLMPVKDSYRDRVFTTEVVAYPGMVHIDEDKDFSSVIEKAFELGGYKEDVHMTGINGGDTLTTGFARGTVSSVQDKVVDAVKSGAIRHFLLVGGCDGAKPGRNYYTEFVKQAPKDTVILTLACGKYRFNDLDLGEIGGLPRLMDMGQCNDAYSAIKVAVSLANAFECGVNDLPLSMVLSWYEQKAVCILLTLLHLGIKNIYIGPSLPAFLSKNVLDILVDKFALTPISTPEEDMKKILG from the coding sequence ATGGAAAAAATGTTTTGTTTTCAATGTGAACAAACAGCAGGAGGTAAAGGTTGTACTATAAACGGAGTTTGTGGTAAAAAAGGGGGGACAGCTAACTTACAAGATGAACTTACAGGGGTGTTGATTGGTCTTTCAAGAGCAACTATTGGAAATAAGAATAGACCAACAAGTGAAACAGATAAAGTTATGATAGAGGGATTATTTACTACTATAACAAATGTAAGTTTTGATGATGAAGCTATAAAAAGACAAATTGAAAAAACTGAGATAGAAAAAAATAAACTTGTACCTAGATGTTCGGATTGTTCAACAACTTGTAATAGAAATGATAACTATGATATGAAGAATTTGTGGAATGATAATGAAGATATACGTTCCCTAAAATCATTAATCTTATTTGGATTAAGAGGTATGGCTGCCTATGCATATCATGCAATGGTACTTGGTTATACAGACAAATACGTAAATGAATTTTTCTATGAAGGATTAATAGCAGTTGGAGGGGACTTATCTATTGACGAGCTTTTAGGTTTGGTTATGAAAACTGGAGAAATAAACTTAAAATGTATGGAATTACTTGATAGAGCAAATACTGAAACTTATGGAACACCAGAACCAACTCAGGTACCTATGAAAATCGAAAAAGGTCCATTTATCGTAGTTACAGGACATGACCTTTATGATTTACACAAATTATTAGAACAAACAAAAGATAAAGGTATAAATATATATACTCATGGTGAGTTATTACCAGCACATGCATATCCAAAATTAAAAGAATATAAACATCTAAAAGGTAACTTTGGTACAGCATGGCAAAATCAACAGAAAGAGTTTGACAATATTCCTGCTCCAATACTATTTACAACAAATTGTTTAATGCCTGTTAAAGATAGTTATAGAGATAGAGTATTTACTACAGAAGTAGTTGCTTATCCAGGTATGGTTCATATTGATGAAGATAAAGATTTTTCTAGCGTAATAGAAAAAGCTTTTGAACTTGGAGGATATAAAGAAGATGTTCATATGACTGGTATTAATGGAGGAGATACATTAACTACTGGTTTTGCAAGAGGTACAGTTTCATCTGTACAAGACAAAGTAGTAGATGCTGTAAAGAGTGGAGCTATAAGACACTTTTTATTGGTTGGAGGTTGCGATGGTGCAAAACCTGGAAGAAATTATTACACTGAATTTGTAAAGCAAGCTCCTAAAGATACTGTTATATTAACACTTGCATGTGGAAAATATAGATTTAATGATTTAGACCTTGGAGAGATAGGTGGTTTACCTCGTTTAATGGATATGGGACAATGTAATGATGCTTATAGTGCAATCAAAGTGGCAGTTTCATTGGCAAATGCTTTTGAATGTGGAGTAAATGATTTACCTCTTAGCATGGTACTATCATGGTATGAACAGAAAGCTGTTTGTATACTTCTTACATTGCTTCATTTAGGTATCAAAAATATCTATATAGGTCCTTCTTTACCAGCATTTTTATCTAAAAATGTATTAGATATATTGGTAGATAAATTTGCATTGACACCTATATCTACTCCTGAAGAAGATATGAAGAAGATTTTAGGGTAA
- a CDS encoding DEAD/DEAH box helicase, with amino-acid sequence MKIDMIYKLIRRNTEPSRWSRGVKYYTNQLVDYIDIDIDDLQNNLLTFRGGVNSEDNYSFYFSSITIDIRYFKIIENDCSCADCQSKGVNQRIFICKHIVAIVIKSLKQIKNKKDVPPILIDILGDNKDKISNTNSKTNLDLSKQLLSFLDNTKRERVNLDVLINVDSNKAIAEFKIGIDKMYILKNITEFAYSKLNGYELDFGKKFTYNPNIHYFADEDEKLVDIIEEYGTNLSYNFSSSYSKKFMEINASSLKQFLNAIKYKDFTLIFSKKEYHPKILNDTLPVKFNLKNIEDKIVLSSQDSLPVPLTRKNDVLLYDDNIYLLSHKKAHDYSKIYQVLSKSKELKFDKEDSKDVLGLLVPRLKSIAQEVYLDDNIKNNITKDFKAEFYFDMIDDNIYCDVKYIYDNEGKKFILPNTQKETKIENKITSSQFVKENNSYVFKGSDYDLFTFLDSQLESLKEFGDIYYSEKFKLKKIYNSSSIQASINQTNQNYLEFNFNISDINPKEYKAILKALQEKRTFYKLKDGNFIDLSEKETKDFFELVENLDIIGKSKNNKIHNNKALYINDMIKGKKLKFIDGKKELDSICEKFRSFDSINLDIPNNLKADLRDYQINGFNWFKVLDYYKFGGILADEMGLGKTIQTIAFLLSLSNKKSLIVTPTSLIYNWKNELEKFAPDIKVLLIHGSKRDREKYLMELENFDVILTTYGTLRNDLEKYSEIKFDYCIIDEAQNIKNPVALVTESVKNINAENKFALTGTPIENNLLELWSIFDFIMPGYLYTKAKFQELFINKEDNVENLKKLIKPFILRRSKKQVMKELPDKIEKNFFVELNKEQKKIYSVYAKDIQEKIKDKNLKKDKIVIFSYLTKLRQLCLDPSIVVKDYSKKSSKIETCLEILRDGINENHKILLFSQFTSVLKNISKQLDKYKIEYHYIDGKTNAKERLELVDTFNKSMDKKVFLISLKAGGTGLNLTSADMVIHFDPWWNPSVENQASDRAHRFGQKNSVQVIKLIAKGTIEEKIIKLQESKKELINQFINGELSNESVLKSLSDDEIIDLFN; translated from the coding sequence ATGAAAATAGATATGATATATAAATTAATAAGAAGAAATACAGAACCATCAAGATGGTCAAGAGGTGTAAAATACTACACCAATCAATTGGTTGATTATATAGACATAGATATTGATGACCTACAAAATAATTTGTTGACATTTCGTGGTGGAGTCAATTCTGAAGATAATTATAGCTTTTATTTTAGTTCAATAACTATAGATATAAGATACTTTAAGATAATTGAAAATGATTGTAGCTGTGCTGATTGTCAATCAAAGGGTGTAAATCAAAGAATTTTCATATGTAAACATATAGTTGCTATTGTGATAAAAAGCTTAAAACAAATAAAAAATAAAAAAGATGTTCCTCCTATTTTAATAGACATATTAGGTGATAATAAGGATAAAATTTCTAATACTAATTCTAAAACCAACTTAGATTTAAGTAAGCAACTGCTTTCTTTTTTAGATAATACTAAAAGAGAAAGAGTTAATTTAGATGTATTAATAAATGTTGATTCAAATAAAGCAATTGCCGAATTTAAAATTGGAATTGATAAAATGTACATTTTAAAAAACATCACTGAATTTGCATACTCAAAACTTAACGGATATGAATTAGATTTTGGAAAAAAATTTACTTACAACCCCAACATTCATTATTTTGCCGATGAAGATGAAAAATTAGTAGATATTATAGAAGAGTATGGTACAAATCTTTCATACAACTTTTCTTCATCATATTCAAAGAAATTTATGGAGATAAATGCAAGTTCTTTAAAACAGTTTTTAAATGCTATTAAATACAAAGACTTTACACTTATTTTTTCTAAAAAAGAATACCATCCAAAAATATTAAATGATACTTTGCCAGTAAAATTTAATTTAAAAAATATAGAAGATAAAATAGTCTTATCTTCTCAAGATTCACTACCAGTTCCACTTACTAGAAAAAATGATGTACTTTTATATGATGATAATATCTACTTACTATCACATAAAAAAGCTCATGATTATTCAAAAATTTATCAAGTACTATCAAAATCTAAAGAATTGAAATTTGATAAAGAAGATTCTAAAGATGTTTTAGGATTATTAGTTCCTAGGTTAAAATCAATAGCTCAAGAAGTTTATTTGGACGACAACATAAAAAATAATATAACAAAAGATTTTAAAGCTGAGTTCTATTTTGATATGATTGATGACAATATATATTGTGATGTAAAGTATATATATGACAATGAAGGGAAAAAATTCATACTTCCCAATACACAAAAAGAAACTAAAATTGAAAATAAAATAACTTCTTCGCAATTTGTAAAAGAAAATAACAGTTATGTATTTAAAGGAAGTGATTATGACCTATTTACATTTTTAGATTCACAATTAGAATCTTTAAAAGAATTTGGAGATATATATTATTCTGAAAAGTTTAAATTGAAAAAGATATATAATTCTTCATCAATTCAAGCTTCAATTAATCAAACTAATCAAAATTATCTAGAATTTAATTTTAATATATCTGATATAAATCCAAAAGAGTACAAAGCTATTTTAAAAGCTCTTCAAGAAAAACGTACTTTTTATAAGCTTAAAGATGGAAACTTTATAGATTTATCAGAAAAAGAAACAAAAGATTTTTTTGAATTAGTTGAAAATCTAGATATAATTGGTAAGTCAAAAAATAACAAGATTCATAATAATAAAGCTCTATATATAAATGATATGATAAAAGGTAAAAAATTAAAGTTTATAGATGGCAAAAAAGAATTAGATAGTATTTGTGAAAAATTTAGAAGTTTTGATAGTATAAATTTAGATATTCCAAACAATTTAAAAGCAGACCTTCGTGACTACCAAATAAATGGTTTTAATTGGTTTAAAGTTTTAGATTATTATAAATTTGGTGGTATATTAGCTGATGAAATGGGTCTTGGTAAAACAATACAGACTATTGCATTTTTATTATCATTATCCAATAAAAAAAGCCTTATTGTTACACCCACATCGCTTATTTATAATTGGAAAAATGAATTGGAAAAATTTGCTCCAGATATAAAAGTTTTATTGATACATGGAAGTAAAAGAGATAGAGAAAAATATCTTATGGAGTTAGAAAATTTTGATGTAATACTTACAACATATGGAACTCTTAGAAATGATTTGGAGAAATATAGTGAAATAAAGTTTGATTATTGTATCATAGATGAAGCTCAGAATATTAAAAATCCAGTAGCTTTAGTAACGGAGTCTGTAAAAAATATAAATGCAGAAAATAAATTTGCACTTACTGGTACACCTATAGAAAATAATCTGCTAGAATTATGGTCTATATTCGATTTTATAATGCCTGGTTATTTATATACTAAAGCAAAGTTTCAAGAGTTATTCATAAATAAAGAAGATAATGTTGAAAATTTGAAAAAACTAATAAAACCTTTTATTCTTAGAAGAAGCAAAAAACAAGTGATGAAAGAACTTCCAGATAAAATTGAGAAAAACTTTTTTGTAGAGTTAAATAAAGAACAGAAAAAAATATATAGTGTATATGCAAAAGATATACAAGAGAAAATAAAAGATAAAAATCTAAAGAAAGATAAAATAGTTATCTTTTCTTACTTAACAAAGCTAAGACAACTTTGTTTAGACCCAAGTATAGTAGTAAAAGATTACAGTAAAAAAAGTTCAAAAATTGAAACGTGTCTAGAAATACTTAGGGATGGTATAAATGAAAACCACAAGATATTACTGTTTTCACAATTTACCTCTGTACTTAAAAACATAAGTAAACAACTTGATAAATACAAAATTGAATATCATTATATTGATGGTAAAACTAATGCTAAAGAAAGGCTTGAACTTGTAGATACATTTAATAAAAGTATGGATAAAAAAGTTTTTTTAATATCTCTAAAAGCAGGTGGAACTGGTTTAAACCTTACATCTGCTGATATGGTAATTCACTTTGATCCGTGGTGGAACCCATCAGTAGAAAATCAAGCTAGTGATAGGGCTCATAGATTTGGTCAGAAAAATTCAGTACAAGTTATAAAATTAATTGCTAAAGGAACTATAGAAGAAAAAATAATAAAATTACAAGAAAGTAAAAAAGAACTTATAAATCAGTTTATAAATGGAGAACTTTCTAATGAAAGTGTATTGAAAAGTTTGTCTGATGATGAGATAATAGATTTATTTAATTAA
- a CDS encoding helix-turn-helix domain-containing protein: MNLKEFNGKRLKSARIFRAKTIEQLSKETKINKKDLKAFEENKYVPNMENTLKLSNILNFPKEYFYRNENINVVVEDIHFNPQSKLPRIEEISYREKIIIIHKIYSFMESYIKFPKENLPNKKIMSDININDIESLACRTREFWDLNNSPIVNMVNLLESKGIIISGMNIDRKGATIFTQKQRINKEAKYLISLGNDKKSASIRNYNLAYEFGYIIASELRIASKQFSEDEYACAFLLPKESFLEDLIHPDDLDYYVELKKKWIVPISAMIFRAYNLGKINYKKYNYLLNEMDKKGWLREEPLDKMKSSSPTYLKRAVELLIENKIMSVNSIVSSLEEFGINLYTEDLELLMGLKKGFLSKNINKKSKVIKFDGKK; encoded by the coding sequence ATGAATTTAAAAGAATTTAATGGAAAGAGATTAAAATCAGCTAGAATATTTAGAGCAAAGACGATAGAACAATTATCTAAGGAAACTAAAATAAATAAAAAGGATTTAAAAGCTTTTGAAGAAAATAAGTATGTTCCAAATATGGAAAATACATTAAAATTATCTAATATATTAAATTTCCCAAAAGAGTATTTTTATAGAAATGAAAATATAAATGTAGTTGTAGAGGATATCCACTTTAATCCTCAATCTAAGCTACCTAGAATAGAAGAAATTTCTTACAGGGAAAAAATAATTATAATCCATAAAATATATTCGTTTATGGAAAGTTATATTAAGTTTCCAAAAGAAAATTTGCCAAATAAAAAAATAATGTCAGATATTAATATAAATGATATAGAATCTCTTGCATGTAGGACTAGAGAATTTTGGGATTTAAATAATAGTCCAATAGTAAATATGGTAAATCTGTTAGAGTCTAAAGGAATTATAATATCAGGTATGAATATAGACAGAAAAGGGGCAACAATTTTTACTCAAAAACAGAGAATTAATAAAGAAGCTAAATATCTAATATCTCTTGGTAATGATAAAAAATCAGCATCAATTAGAAATTATAATTTGGCATATGAGTTTGGTTATATAATAGCAAGTGAATTAAGAATAGCAAGTAAGCAATTTTCAGAAGATGAGTATGCTTGTGCATTTTTATTGCCAAAAGAAAGTTTTTTAGAAGATTTGATTCATCCAGACGATTTGGACTACTATGTAGAACTAAAGAAAAAGTGGATTGTGCCTATATCTGCTATGATTTTTAGAGCGTATAATCTAGGCAAAATAAATTACAAAAAATACAATTATCTTTTGAATGAGATGGATAAAAAGGGATGGTTAAGAGAAGAACCACTAGATAAAATGAAAAGTTCAAGCCCAACGTATTTAAAAAGAGCAGTTGAATTATTGATAGAAAATAAAATAATGAGTGTAAATAGTATAGTATCAAGTTTAGAGGAATTTGGAATAAATCTTTATACAGAAGACTTAGAATTATTGATGGGATTAAAAAAAGGATTCTTATCTAAAAATATAAATAAAAAAAGTAAAGTTATAAAATTTGATGGTAAAAAATAG